The following coding sequences are from one Virgibacillus necropolis window:
- a CDS encoding IreB family regulatory phosphoprotein, translated as MSSIDKTMKFNFSEEPFDQDIKEILFTVHGALKEKGYNPINQIVGYLLSGDPAYIPRHNDARNLIRKLERDELIEELVKFYLEHQEE; from the coding sequence ATGAGCTCTATTGATAAGACAATGAAATTTAATTTTTCGGAAGAACCATTTGATCAGGATATTAAAGAAATTCTGTTCACAGTCCACGGGGCACTTAAGGAAAAAGGGTATAATCCGATTAATCAAATTGTGGGTTATTTATTATCTGGTGACCCTGCGTATATCCCAAGACACAATGATGCGCGAAATTTAATTCGGAAGCTTGAAAGAGACGAGTTAATTGAAGAATTGGTTAAATTTTATTTAGAACATCAAGAGGAATAG
- the ruvX gene encoding Holliday junction resolvase RuvX — protein MKIIGLDVGSKTIGVAVSDALGWTAQGITTIKWNENDRKSADAELKAIIEKHEAEKIVIGLPKHMNGDIGERGEASIAYAKHVEKVHNIPTDLWDERLTTVAAERILIEADMSRKKRKKVIDKMAAVMILQGYLDKK, from the coding sequence ATGAAAATAATAGGGTTAGATGTTGGTTCAAAAACGATAGGCGTTGCTGTTAGTGATGCACTAGGCTGGACAGCACAAGGTATTACAACTATCAAATGGAATGAGAATGATCGAAAGTCGGCCGACGCGGAATTGAAAGCAATTATTGAGAAGCATGAAGCTGAAAAGATAGTGATCGGCCTTCCAAAACACATGAATGGAGACATAGGTGAACGAGGAGAAGCATCTATTGCATATGCTAAACATGTGGAAAAGGTACACAACATACCAACAGACCTATGGGATGAGCGATTAACAACAGTAGCTGCTGAGCGGATTCTTATAGAAGCAGATATGAGTAGAAAAAAAAGAAAGAAAGTAATTGATAAAATGGCGGCTGTAATGATTTTGCAGGGTTATTTAGATAAAAAATAA
- a CDS encoding DUF1292 domain-containing protein: MALDEKERIVIPDENGEEHLFEVLFTFDADETEQSYIAVVPVEQKDDEEVEVYAFRYEEKDADDNDLSLFPIESDEEWEMVEEMLNTLADEEMEQ, translated from the coding sequence ATGGCACTAGATGAAAAAGAACGCATTGTAATACCAGATGAAAATGGAGAAGAACATTTATTTGAGGTATTATTTACATTTGATGCTGATGAAACAGAACAATCGTATATTGCAGTAGTACCTGTCGAACAAAAAGATGACGAAGAAGTAGAAGTTTACGCTTTTCGTTATGAAGAAAAAGACGCAGATGATAATGATTTGTCTCTATTCCCAATTGAGTCTGACGAGGAATGGGAAATGGTTGAAGAAATGTTAAATACGCTTGCGGATGAGGAAATGGAGCAGTAA
- the mltG gene encoding endolytic transglycosylase MltG yields the protein MFKKKGPGSYTDNLIKRNEDAKSVRKIVTIVIISLILILLVGGISGYMYVKSALQPVNPESEKELKVEIPMGSSTSDIASILESEGIIKDARVFRFYIKFKNESNFQAGNYTFSPSMTLDEIIESLKSGKVLEEPKYNVTIPEGKTINQMAEIFSKQLSFSKKDFLNKVNNVDYIESLIEKHPSILTKEILNPDIRTPLEGYLFAATYNFYDEKPNVEAVVKKMLDKTVKVVTPHLDDISAQDLTVHEALTMASLLENEAKTFEQRKKIAGVFYNRLEEGMPLQTDPTVLYALGGHKEKVLLKDLKVESPYNTYHINKLPIGPISNFAESSLKAALNPEESKNLFFLHDSKGNIHYSETYEKHLQLKEKYIN from the coding sequence ATGTTCAAGAAGAAAGGGCCAGGCAGTTATACGGACAACCTAATAAAGCGAAATGAAGATGCAAAATCTGTTCGTAAAATTGTGACGATTGTTATCATATCGTTAATTTTAATTCTCCTGGTAGGGGGAATATCTGGATATATGTATGTTAAATCAGCACTTCAACCAGTAAATCCTGAAAGTGAAAAAGAACTTAAAGTTGAAATCCCAATGGGGTCTTCTACGTCTGATATAGCGTCAATCTTGGAAAGTGAAGGAATTATTAAGGATGCACGTGTATTTCGCTTTTACATAAAATTTAAAAATGAATCAAATTTCCAAGCAGGTAATTACACGTTTTCTCCTTCCATGACATTAGATGAAATAATAGAATCACTAAAAAGTGGAAAGGTTTTAGAAGAACCAAAATATAATGTTACAATTCCAGAAGGTAAAACAATTAATCAAATGGCGGAGATTTTCTCAAAACAATTATCGTTTAGTAAAAAAGACTTTTTAAATAAAGTGAATAATGTAGATTATATTGAGTCATTAATCGAAAAACATCCATCAATATTAACAAAGGAAATTTTGAATCCAGATATTCGTACACCTTTGGAAGGATACTTATTTGCTGCTACCTACAATTTTTATGATGAAAAGCCTAATGTAGAAGCTGTCGTCAAAAAAATGTTAGACAAGACCGTTAAAGTAGTCACACCACATTTAGATGATATCTCGGCACAGGATCTTACCGTGCATGAAGCGTTGACGATGGCATCTTTATTGGAAAATGAAGCAAAAACATTTGAACAACGTAAGAAAATCGCTGGTGTTTTTTACAATCGTTTAGAAGAGGGTATGCCTCTGCAAACAGATCCTACCGTATTATATGCTCTAGGGGGTCACAAGGAAAAGGTCTTATTAAAAGATTTAAAAGTAGAGTCTCCATATAACACATATCACATAAATAAATTACCAATAGGACCTATTTCAAATTTTGCTGAAAGTTCTTTAAAGGCAGCTCTTAACCCAGAGGAATCCAAAAATCTCTTTTTCCTCCATGACAGTAAAGGAAATATTCACTATTCAGAAACCTACGAGAAACATTTGCAGTTAAAAGAAAAGTATATAAACTAG
- a CDS encoding O-methyltransferase has product MNDDLLNQYLLGTIPASEEWVSKLELYAKEHHVPIMDPVSMHFLQQLIRIHEPAHILEIGTAIGYSALRMLQANPNAFITTIERDAERFNYALDEIKSQDKLERINVVYGDALEVAEKITGQSSFDLMFIDAAKGQYKRLFELYSPSIQKGGLIISDNVLFKGYVANPSDDNPRSTKIANKIKNYNNWLINNENFHTTIVPIGDGIAISIKR; this is encoded by the coding sequence ATGAATGATGACCTGTTGAACCAATATTTACTTGGAACAATACCAGCAAGTGAAGAATGGGTAAGTAAATTAGAATTATACGCAAAAGAACATCATGTACCCATTATGGATCCGGTAAGTATGCATTTTTTGCAACAACTTATTCGAATTCATGAACCAGCCCATATTTTGGAGATAGGTACAGCAATTGGTTATTCAGCTTTACGAATGCTTCAAGCAAATCCAAATGCATTTATTACGACTATAGAACGTGACGCGGAACGTTTTAATTATGCGTTAGATGAAATTAAATCACAAGATAAATTAGAGCGGATTAATGTGGTATATGGTGATGCCCTTGAAGTAGCTGAAAAGATAACCGGCCAATCCTCCTTCGATTTGATGTTTATTGATGCAGCTAAGGGCCAATATAAACGACTTTTTGAATTATATAGCCCTTCCATCCAAAAAGGTGGATTAATTATATCTGATAATGTATTATTCAAAGGGTATGTTGCGAACCCTAGCGATGATAATCCGCGATCCACAAAAATTGCAAACAAAATTAAAAATTATAATAATTGGTTAATAAACAATGAGAACTTTCATACAACGATTGTTCCGATTGGCGATGGAATAGCCATAAGCATCAAAAGATAG
- the udk gene encoding uridine kinase: MRDKPVVIGVAGGSGSGKTTVTRSICKRFSDKTILVIEQDYYYKDQSHLPFEERLNTNYDHPLAFDNDLLIDHLNYLMNKESIEKPIYDYKMHTRSEESVVVEPKEVIILEGILILEDPRLVDLMDIKVFVDTDADIRIIRRMMRDIKDRGRSLDSVIDQYVNNVRPMHLQFVEPTKRYADIIIPEGGQNHVAIDIMATKIENILAKNHTKQ; the protein is encoded by the coding sequence ATGCGAGACAAGCCAGTAGTTATTGGAGTGGCTGGAGGTAGTGGAAGTGGTAAAACTACAGTTACACGGTCTATATGTAAACGATTCTCTGACAAAACAATTCTTGTGATTGAACAGGACTATTATTATAAAGATCAAAGCCACCTGCCTTTTGAAGAACGATTAAATACGAATTATGATCATCCCCTAGCATTTGATAATGATCTTTTAATTGATCATTTAAACTACTTAATGAATAAAGAGTCGATTGAAAAACCGATCTATGATTATAAAATGCACACACGTTCAGAGGAATCTGTTGTGGTGGAGCCAAAAGAAGTAATTATTTTAGAGGGAATTTTAATTTTAGAGGATCCACGTTTAGTTGATCTGATGGATATAAAGGTTTTTGTTGATACCGATGCAGACATTCGAATTATACGCAGAATGATGCGCGATATTAAAGATCGTGGAAGGTCACTTGACTCCGTAATTGATCAATATGTAAATAATGTTCGCCCTATGCATTTACAATTTGTTGAGCCAACAAAGCGGTATGCTGATATTATCATCCCTGAAGGTGGACAAAATCATGTGGCTATTGATATAATGGCTACTAAAATTGAAAACATATTGGCGAAAAATCACACAAAGCAATAG